The proteins below are encoded in one region of Paenibacillus albus:
- a CDS encoding GntR family transcriptional regulator, giving the protein MANSTLIETAYDYISTQIQTGEFMPGSLLSENELSEILNMSRTPIRAAISRLEHDGLLVTLKNRGVLVKEISMKEVIDTMEVMYLFQMQAIDLLKEGVVIPDLKQLKEHLDRQLEAEQNNAYTRYLESSVKFSECLLKIMNNGVITKIIDIGYRKLVLYGIINFKLTPHEPHYSANRLNQSIYDAVAAGDYDRFRDIAVQSYVRNRQHMLRIARL; this is encoded by the coding sequence ATGGCTAATTCGACACTAATCGAGACCGCATACGACTATATAAGTACCCAAATTCAAACCGGCGAATTCATGCCTGGCTCTCTTCTTTCTGAGAATGAGTTGTCCGAGATTCTGAACATGAGCCGTACGCCGATTCGCGCAGCGATTTCCCGCCTTGAGCACGATGGGCTGCTCGTTACGCTCAAGAACAGAGGAGTGCTTGTCAAAGAGATCTCCATGAAAGAGGTCATTGACACGATGGAGGTCATGTATCTCTTCCAAATGCAAGCCATCGATCTATTGAAGGAAGGCGTCGTCATTCCTGATCTCAAGCAGTTGAAGGAACATCTCGATCGCCAGCTCGAAGCTGAGCAGAATAATGCTTATACGCGGTATCTCGAGAGCTCCGTGAAGTTCTCCGAATGCTTGCTGAAGATCATGAATAACGGAGTTATTACGAAAATAATCGATATCGGATACCGAAAGCTGGTGCTCTACGGCATCATTAATTTCAAGCTTACGCCTCACGAGCCGCACTATTCCGCCAACAGATTAAATCAATCGATTTACGATGCGGTTGCGGCAGGCGATTACGATCGGTTTCGCGATATCGCCGTCCAATCCTATGTCCGCAATCGGCAGCATATGCTGCGAATCGCTAGGCTGTAG